In one Rhodohalobacter sp. 614A genomic region, the following are encoded:
- a CDS encoding efflux transporter outer membrane subunit, which produces MPRRRAHIWLTTFWGMAVFILAGCGTQKEIDAPVEIPEAFSASGSEVVPDKWWTTFEDEQLNAAIDTAMQSNFDLLTAWERLRAAKAVVDRESSSLFPSLEASGTGELNRFSDSSQDSEQIQLGLSSVYEIDLWGRIQSSVDAERYRAQATLLDYQTVALSLAAEITRTWYQLADGQNQLQLIEEQIETNATVLELIQNRFEIGQIQSVDVLRQQQLLEASREQKTYAEARVQLLEHQLAVLLGETPQHGTEYRPVDLPELAPLPEAGVPTDLVRRRPDVQSAYSALLAADRDLASAISNQFPRLTISASATTSADNAGSLFEDWALSFAGNLLAPIFYGGELRAEVNRNEAVKQQRLYEYGQTILTSFREVEDALVQEKNQVQSIQSIERQVELATKAYEQLRVQYLNGGGNYLDVLTALDGIQQLRRDLLSARLTLVEYRIALYRALAGSFETEMMARE; this is translated from the coding sequence ATGCCCCGAAGACGAGCACATATTTGGTTAACAACATTTTGGGGAATGGCTGTATTCATCCTGGCCGGTTGTGGTACACAAAAAGAAATTGATGCGCCCGTAGAAATACCCGAAGCATTTTCAGCATCAGGCAGCGAGGTAGTACCTGACAAATGGTGGACAACCTTTGAGGATGAACAACTGAACGCTGCTATCGACACAGCCATGCAATCGAACTTCGATCTTCTAACGGCCTGGGAGCGTTTGAGAGCGGCGAAAGCTGTTGTGGATCGTGAATCCTCTTCCCTCTTCCCTTCTCTGGAGGCATCAGGAACAGGAGAATTAAACCGGTTCTCAGACAGTTCTCAGGATTCCGAACAAATCCAGCTCGGCCTTTCATCGGTTTATGAAATTGATCTCTGGGGACGAATTCAATCCAGCGTTGATGCGGAGCGATATCGTGCTCAAGCCACACTCCTGGATTATCAGACTGTTGCCCTCTCTCTTGCAGCAGAAATTACACGAACCTGGTACCAGCTGGCTGATGGACAAAACCAACTACAACTCATTGAAGAGCAGATCGAAACAAATGCCACCGTTCTGGAACTGATTCAAAACCGGTTTGAAATCGGACAAATACAAAGTGTGGATGTACTTCGGCAGCAGCAACTTTTGGAAGCATCACGCGAACAGAAAACGTATGCGGAAGCGAGAGTACAATTACTGGAACATCAACTTGCAGTACTTCTGGGAGAAACTCCGCAACATGGTACCGAATATCGCCCTGTTGATCTCCCCGAATTGGCTCCCTTGCCCGAAGCCGGGGTTCCAACAGATTTGGTTCGAAGACGCCCTGATGTTCAAAGTGCTTATTCAGCATTATTGGCTGCCGATCGTGATCTTGCTTCAGCCATCAGTAACCAGTTTCCAAGATTGACGATCTCGGCTTCTGCAACCACTTCTGCGGACAATGCCGGAAGTTTGTTTGAAGACTGGGCTCTTTCTTTTGCCGGAAACCTGTTGGCTCCCATTTTTTACGGAGGAGAACTCCGGGCTGAAGTCAACCGAAATGAAGCTGTAAAACAGCAGCGGCTCTATGAATACGGACAAACCATTCTAACTTCATTTCGGGAAGTTGAAGATGCACTTGTTCAGGAAAAGAACCAGGTGCAAAGTATTCAAAGTATTGAACGCCAGGTAGAGCTGGCTACAAAAGCATACGAACAATTACGGGTACAATATCTGAATGGAGGGGGAAATTATTTAGATGTATTAACGGCTCTTGACGGAATTCAGCAATTGCGCCGGGATCTGCTATCAGCCCGGTTAACGCTGGTTGAATATCGTATTGCACTCTATCGTGCACTCGCCGGATCATTTGAAACGGAAATGATGGCCCGGGAATAG
- a CDS encoding efflux RND transporter periplasmic adaptor subunit: protein MDWKKTLFICLGILIAGAAITLLIFSTEPEATRSGAMKETAMLVDVVETERDTFTPTISAMGTVQPSQDIVLSPRVSGEITSLSENFTPGGYVEKGEVLLQIDPADYRNILQQRKSELMQAEADLNIEMGRQEVAKQDYELLNDSLTGANRNLILREPQLNAARSQVESARAAVEQAELNLQRTTIRAPFDAYILTRNVNIGSQVASGDELARLVGIDEYWIEAAVPQTSLRWITVPRNGGTGSPVTIRNRTAWEPDESREGTLFRLVGALENETRMARVLVSVPDPHGYLSGDTTQPRLMIGSFVETNIEAERLENVIRINRDYIRQDDTIWVMQNDSLDIRDVEIIFRDATYAYITEGLNDGEKIVTTNLSTVVDGSPLRLESADSATETASADTLSNSDM, encoded by the coding sequence ATGGACTGGAAAAAGACACTCTTTATTTGCCTGGGTATTTTGATTGCGGGGGCGGCAATAACCCTGCTGATTTTTTCGACTGAGCCTGAAGCTACACGTTCTGGTGCCATGAAAGAAACCGCAATGCTTGTTGATGTTGTGGAAACAGAACGAGATACCTTCACTCCTACAATTAGTGCGATGGGGACGGTTCAGCCCTCCCAGGATATTGTTTTAAGCCCGCGGGTAAGTGGAGAGATTACCAGCCTTTCGGAGAATTTTACACCCGGCGGATATGTGGAAAAAGGAGAAGTACTTTTACAGATTGATCCGGCCGACTACAGAAATATCCTTCAACAAAGAAAAAGTGAACTCATGCAAGCCGAAGCCGATCTGAATATTGAAATGGGTCGGCAGGAAGTTGCCAAACAGGATTATGAACTCCTGAACGATTCACTAACCGGAGCCAATCGAAATCTCATTTTGCGGGAACCACAACTTAATGCGGCACGATCGCAAGTTGAATCGGCCCGGGCTGCTGTGGAACAAGCCGAATTGAATCTTCAGCGAACAACAATTCGAGCTCCATTCGACGCCTATATTCTCACAAGAAATGTAAATATTGGTTCTCAGGTTGCCTCCGGAGATGAGCTCGCCCGGCTTGTCGGCATTGATGAATATTGGATTGAGGCAGCCGTTCCACAAACCAGCCTCCGATGGATTACAGTCCCTCGAAATGGAGGGACAGGATCGCCGGTAACCATTCGAAATCGAACCGCATGGGAACCGGATGAATCTCGGGAAGGAACGCTTTTCAGGCTGGTGGGTGCGCTCGAAAATGAAACCCGAATGGCCCGGGTGTTGGTTTCTGTACCTGATCCGCACGGATACTTGTCCGGAGATACAACCCAACCCCGATTAATGATCGGGTCGTTTGTGGAAACGAATATCGAAGCTGAAAGGCTTGAAAATGTTATTCGTATTAACCGTGATTACATCCGCCAGGATGATACAATCTGGGTGATGCAAAACGATTCGCTTGATATCCGGGATGTTGAAATCATCTTTCGGGATGCAACATATGCGTACATCACCGAAGGTCTTAATGATGGCGAGAAAATTGTAACAACGAATTTATCAACCGTTGTGGATGGATCTCCCTTAAGATTGGAAAGTGCCGATAGCGCAACTGAGACCGCCTCAGCAGATACGCTTTCAAATTCTGATATGTAA